TACCCGCGTGGGGCTTCGCCGTGCTGTTTCTTACGGGACTCGTCGCGGGCTTTGTGGATTCGATTGCTGGCGGAGGCGGATTGATCACGTTGCCGGTATTGTTGAGCCTCGGATTGCCGCCGCAATTCGCGCTGGGGACGAACAAGCTTCAAGCAACTTTCGGCTCCGCCACTGCCGCGTGGCATTATACGCGCGCGGGTTTGGTAGATCTGCACAAATGCAAATGGGGTATTGTATTTACCATTGTGGGCGCAACGGCGGGGACGGTGACCGTGCAACATCTCGACGCAACTTTTTTGAAACACTTCATTCCGGTGGTGCTGATAGCGATCGCGGCTTACATGTTTTTCAAACCGCAACTGGGAGCGGAAGATATTCATCCGCGCATGAAGACGGGAATATTTTATCTGGTAGTGGGCCTGGGACTGGGATTCTACGATGGATTTATCGGGCCGGGAACCGGGACGTTTTGGACGATGGCGCTGATGCTCGGACTTGGATTCAATCTCACCAAAG
The DNA window shown above is from Verrucomicrobiia bacterium and carries:
- a CDS encoding TSUP family transporter — translated: MNLVSYSAIPAWGFAVLFLTGLVAGFVDSIAGGGGLITLPVLLSLGLPPQFALGTNKLQATFGSATAAWHYTRAGLVDLHKCKWGIVFTIVGATAGTVTVQHLDATFLKHFIPVVLIAIAAYMFFKPQLGAEDIHPRMKTGIFYLVVGLGLGFYDGFIGPGTGTFWTMALMLGLGFNLTKATAHTKVMNFASNITSLTFFACAGQMYVAAGLAMGAGQLLGARAGSSLVVTKGTKFIRPIFLATVLVVTVKLLFDSYRK